One Lagopus muta isolate bLagMut1 chromosome 10, bLagMut1 primary, whole genome shotgun sequence DNA segment encodes these proteins:
- the LOC125698262 gene encoding uncharacterized protein LOC125698262 isoform X16, translating into MEQIKAAQVSSSKQDRHKPVGWHLAGGDMWWCPQAVAGAASTAAFFLCEGLLGRHFDVVPNGAAEPQPGDLFLFPLASRGPGWWGAHAGVYCGDGEIIHLEGTSGTSPTGIVAKHGKSHLLRTRGPAKVLRMKGGLDAAALQWRIRAAMDMVLDYDAVTCNCIHFALALLGLGQLTGDMMFPALQ; encoded by the exons ATGGAACAGATCAAGGCAGCACAG GTGAGCAGCTCCAAGCAG GACAGGCACAAACCTGTGGGGTGGCACCTGGCTGGAGGTGACATGTGGTGGTGTCCCCAGGCAGTGGCAGGAGCGGCAAGCACAGCGGCATTCTTCCTCTGTGAGGGGCTGCTGGGTCGGCACTTTGATGTGGTGCCCAACGGGGCGGCTGAGCCCCAGCCTGGGgacctcttcctcttcccactGGCATCGAGGGGACCTGGCTGGTGGGGTGCCCACGCTGGTGTCTATTGCGGTGATGGGGAGATCATCCACCTGGAAG GCACCTCAGGAACATCCCCAACAGGGATTGTGGCCAAGCACGGTAAGAGCCACCTCCTGAGGACACGAGGCCCCGCCAAGGTGCTGCGGATGAAGGGGGGACTGGATGCGGCTGCCCTGCAGTGGCGGATCCGGGCAGCCATGGACATGGTGCTGGACTATGATGCTGTCACCTGTAACTGCATCCACTTCGCCCTTGCCCTGTTGGGGCTGGGCCAGCTCACTGGGGACATG Atgttcccagcactgcagtga
- the LOC125698262 gene encoding uncharacterized protein LOC125698262 isoform X3 produces the protein MDLLEQVAGEPPGRPSYLLPLFPPWGRGTCIFCAECEGKGTWVNGEGVGGEVGATRVGDSRCGCHQAGSGFTDPQVSSLLLTLQDKVPPFLQLRYWLRSWLWQVWMEQIKAAQVSSSKQDRHKPVGWHLAGGDMWWCPQAVAGAASTAAFFLCEGLLGRHFDVVPNGAAEPQPGDLFLFPLASRGPGWWGAHAGVYCGDGEIIHLEGTSGTSPTGIVAKHGKSHLLRTRGPAKVLRMKGGLDAAALQWRIRAAMDMVLDYDAVTCNCIHFALALLGLGQLTGDMMFPALQ, from the exons ATGGACCTCCTGGAGCAGGTAGCTGGGGAGCCACCAGGGAGGCCATCCTacctccttcctctttttccacCCTGGGGTCGTGGCACCTGCATTTTTTGTGCTGAGTGTGAGGGAAAGGGGACGTGGGTGAATGGAGAGGGTGTTGGGGGTGAAGTGGGTGCCACCAGGGTGGGTGACAGCAGGTGTGGGTGCCACCAGGCTGGTTCTGGCTTCACTGACCCCCAGGTGAGCTCCTTGCTGCTGACCCTGCAGGACAAGGTCCCACCATTCCTCCAGCTCCGGTACTGGCTGCGCTCCTGGCTGTGGCAGGTTTGGATGGAACAGATCAAGGCAGCACAG GTGAGCAGCTCCAAGCAG GACAGGCACAAACCTGTGGGGTGGCACCTGGCTGGAGGTGACATGTGGTGGTGTCCCCAGGCAGTGGCAGGAGCGGCAAGCACAGCGGCATTCTTCCTCTGTGAGGGGCTGCTGGGTCGGCACTTTGATGTGGTGCCCAACGGGGCGGCTGAGCCCCAGCCTGGGgacctcttcctcttcccactGGCATCGAGGGGACCTGGCTGGTGGGGTGCCCACGCTGGTGTCTATTGCGGTGATGGGGAGATCATCCACCTGGAAG GCACCTCAGGAACATCCCCAACAGGGATTGTGGCCAAGCACGGTAAGAGCCACCTCCTGAGGACACGAGGCCCCGCCAAGGTGCTGCGGATGAAGGGGGGACTGGATGCGGCTGCCCTGCAGTGGCGGATCCGGGCAGCCATGGACATGGTGCTGGACTATGATGCTGTCACCTGTAACTGCATCCACTTCGCCCTTGCCCTGTTGGGGCTGGGCCAGCTCACTGGGGACATG Atgttcccagcactgcagtga
- the LOC125698262 gene encoding uncharacterized protein LOC125698262 isoform X14 — translation MDLLEQDKVPPFLQLRYWLRSWLWQVWMEQIKAAQVSSSKQDRHKPVGWHLAGGDMWWCPQAVAGAASTAAFFLCEGLLGRHFDVVPNGAAEPQPGDLFLFPLASRGPGWWGAHAGVYCGDGEIIHLEGTSGTSPTGIVAKHGKSHLLRTRGPAKVLRMKGGLDAAALQWRIRAAMDMVLDYDAVTCNCIHFALALLGLGQLTGDMMFPALQ, via the exons ATGGACCTCCTGGAGCAG GACAAGGTCCCACCATTCCTCCAGCTCCGGTACTGGCTGCGCTCCTGGCTGTGGCAGGTTTGGATGGAACAGATCAAGGCAGCACAG GTGAGCAGCTCCAAGCAG GACAGGCACAAACCTGTGGGGTGGCACCTGGCTGGAGGTGACATGTGGTGGTGTCCCCAGGCAGTGGCAGGAGCGGCAAGCACAGCGGCATTCTTCCTCTGTGAGGGGCTGCTGGGTCGGCACTTTGATGTGGTGCCCAACGGGGCGGCTGAGCCCCAGCCTGGGgacctcttcctcttcccactGGCATCGAGGGGACCTGGCTGGTGGGGTGCCCACGCTGGTGTCTATTGCGGTGATGGGGAGATCATCCACCTGGAAG GCACCTCAGGAACATCCCCAACAGGGATTGTGGCCAAGCACGGTAAGAGCCACCTCCTGAGGACACGAGGCCCCGCCAAGGTGCTGCGGATGAAGGGGGGACTGGATGCGGCTGCCCTGCAGTGGCGGATCCGGGCAGCCATGGACATGGTGCTGGACTATGATGCTGTCACCTGTAACTGCATCCACTTCGCCCTTGCCCTGTTGGGGCTGGGCCAGCTCACTGGGGACATG Atgttcccagcactgcagtga